From one Papio anubis isolate 15944 chromosome 12, Panubis1.0, whole genome shotgun sequence genomic stretch:
- the TMEM179B gene encoding transmembrane protein 179B isoform X2 — MALPWLQRVELALFAAAFLCGAVAAAALTRTQGSFSGRCPLYGVATLNGSSLALSHPSAPSLCYFVAGASGLLALYCLLLLLFWIYSSCIEDSHRGSIGLRIALAISAIAIFLVLVSACILRFGTRSLCNSIISLNTTISCSEAQKIPWRPPGTALQFYSNLHNAEVRPKDRRPLLG, encoded by the exons ATGGCGCTGCCCTGGCTGCAGCGCGTCGAGCTTGCGCTGTTTGCTGCCGCCTTCCTGTGCGGGGCCGTGGCGGCCGCGGCGCTGACTCGGACCCAG GGCTCCTTCAGTGGTAGATGTCCCCTGTATGGTGTCGCCACCCTGAATGGCTCCTCCCTGGCCTTATCCCATCCCTCCGCACCATCCCTCTGCTACTTTGTAGCTGGGGCCTCTGGCCTCTTGGCCCTCTACTGCCTCCTGCTTCTGCTCTTCTGGATCTACAGCAGCTGCATTGAGGACTCCCACAG AGGTTCTATAGGGCTGCGCATTGCACTGGCCATCTCAGCTATAGCCATCTTCCTGGTCTTGGTGTCTGCCTGTATCCTTCGATTTGGCACCAGGTCTCTCTGCAACTCCATCATCTCCCTGAACACTACAATTAG CTGTTCTGAAGCCCAGAAAATTCCATGGAGACCCCCTGGAACTGCTCTGCAGTTTTACTCCAACCTACACAATGCCGAAGTGAGACCCAAGGATAGAAG ACCTCTTCTTGGGTGA
- the TMEM179B gene encoding transmembrane protein 179B isoform X1 has protein sequence MALPWLQRVELALFAAAFLCGAVAAAALTRTQGSFSGRCPLYGVATLNGSSLALSHPSAPSLCYFVAGASGLLALYCLLLLLFWIYSSCIEDSHRGSIGLRIALAISAIAIFLVLVSACILRFGTRSLCNSIISLNTTISCSEAQKIPWRPPGTALQFYSNLHNAETSSWVNLVLWCVVLVLQVVQWKSEATPHRPLERGDPEWSSETDALFGPRLSHS, from the exons ATGGCGCTGCCCTGGCTGCAGCGCGTCGAGCTTGCGCTGTTTGCTGCCGCCTTCCTGTGCGGGGCCGTGGCGGCCGCGGCGCTGACTCGGACCCAG GGCTCCTTCAGTGGTAGATGTCCCCTGTATGGTGTCGCCACCCTGAATGGCTCCTCCCTGGCCTTATCCCATCCCTCCGCACCATCCCTCTGCTACTTTGTAGCTGGGGCCTCTGGCCTCTTGGCCCTCTACTGCCTCCTGCTTCTGCTCTTCTGGATCTACAGCAGCTGCATTGAGGACTCCCACAG AGGTTCTATAGGGCTGCGCATTGCACTGGCCATCTCAGCTATAGCCATCTTCCTGGTCTTGGTGTCTGCCTGTATCCTTCGATTTGGCACCAGGTCTCTCTGCAACTCCATCATCTCCCTGAACACTACAATTAG CTGTTCTGAAGCCCAGAAAATTCCATGGAGACCCCCTGGAACTGCTCTGCAGTTTTACTCCAACCTACACAATGCCGAA ACCTCTTCTTGGGTGAATTTGGTATTGTGGTGTGTGGTCTTGGTGCTCCAGGTCGTGCAGTGGAAGTCTGAAGCCACCCCACACCGGCCTCTGGAGAGGGGTGACCCTGAGTGGAGCTCTGAGACAGATGCTCTCTTTGGGCCACGCCTTTCCCATTCCTGA